In one Chryseobacterium camelliae genomic region, the following are encoded:
- the ftsY gene encoding signal recognition particle-docking protein FtsY, with product MSWFKNIFKKEEKETLDKGLEKSSQGFFEKMTKAVVGKSKVDDEVLDNLEEILIASDVGASTTIKIIERIEERVARDKYVSVSELDKILREEISGLLLENPHAGTGNIDTSKKPYVIMVVGVNGVGKTTTIGKLAHQFTSEGKKVVLGAADTFRAAAVDQLVIWSERVGVPIVKQEMGSDPASVAFDTVQSAVAQNADVVIIDTAGRLHNKINLMNELSKIKRVMQKVIPDAPHEILLVLDGSTGQNAFEQAKQFTAATEVNALAVTKLDGTAKGGVVIGISDQFQIPVKYIGVGEKMQDLQLFNGTEFVDSFFKKR from the coding sequence ATGAGTTGGTTTAAAAACATTTTTAAAAAAGAAGAAAAAGAAACTTTAGATAAAGGATTGGAAAAATCCAGCCAGGGATTCTTTGAAAAAATGACGAAAGCCGTAGTCGGCAAAAGCAAGGTAGACGATGAAGTGCTGGACAACTTGGAAGAAATACTTATCGCATCCGATGTTGGCGCGTCTACAACCATCAAAATCATAGAAAGAATCGAAGAACGTGTTGCCCGAGACAAATACGTCAGCGTAAGCGAATTGGACAAAATCCTTCGTGAAGAAATTTCGGGACTTTTACTTGAAAATCCTCATGCAGGAACAGGAAATATCGATACTTCAAAAAAACCGTATGTTATTATGGTGGTAGGAGTAAACGGCGTAGGAAAAACAACTACAATCGGGAAATTAGCTCATCAGTTTACCTCTGAAGGCAAAAAAGTAGTTTTAGGAGCTGCGGATACTTTTAGAGCTGCTGCCGTTGATCAGTTAGTAATCTGGAGTGAAAGAGTCGGAGTTCCTATCGTAAAGCAGGAAATGGGTTCAGATCCGGCCTCTGTAGCTTTTGATACCGTACAAAGTGCCGTTGCTCAGAATGCGGATGTTGTAATCATCGATACCGCAGGAAGACTTCACAACAAAATCAATTTGATGAACGAGCTATCAAAAATCAAAAGAGTAATGCAAAAGGTAATTCCTGATGCTCCTCATGAGATTTTATTGGTTCTGGACGGATCTACAGGTCAGAATGCTTTTGAACAGGCAAAGCAGTTTACTGCTGCAACTGAAGTAAATGCTTTAGCCGTAACAAAACTTGACGGAACCGCAAAAGGAGGTGTTGTTATTGGTATTTCCGACCAGTTCCAAATTCCGGTAAAGTATATCGGAGTAGGTGAAAAAATGCAAGACCTTCAATTATTCAATGGTACGGAATTTGTTGATTCGTTTTTCAAGAAAAGATGA
- a CDS encoding GlsB/YeaQ/YmgE family stress response membrane protein: MGILTWILFGLIAGAIAKMIMPGTQGGGWLITIILGIVGAFVGGAIGVYILHWGDVTSFWNPRSWILAIGGALIVLWIYGMATKKSS; encoded by the coding sequence ATGGGAATTTTAACATGGATTTTATTCGGACTTATTGCCGGAGCAATCGCAAAAATGATCATGCCGGGAACTCAGGGAGGAGGATGGCTGATCACAATCATTTTGGGTATTGTAGGAGCTTTCGTAGGAGGAGCTATTGGAGTTTATATTTTACACTGGGGTGATGTCACTTCTTTCTGGAATCCAAGAAGCTGGATTTTAGCAATCGGAGGCGCACTGATCGTCCTCTGGATCTACGGAATGGCAACTAAAAAAAGTAGTTAG
- the sppA gene encoding signal peptide peptidase SppA: MKSFFKNVLANIVAFAILSVVFFFFFVVVVFFSAMSGEKSVVVKKNSVLTINLKTDIIDSPTEEQASIFNVNEKNKSILLYDVLEAIKNAKTDDNIKGISIETDHLNAGITQLDDIRAALEDFKKSGKFVYAYGNGVSQSTYYLGSVADQYFLNPSGMIDLKGLATEVTFFKEFADKYGIGIEVIRHGKFKSAVEPFLRNDISDENREQLSALLNDIWKNTSDKIAASRKIDAGQFKTVVDSLYGMIPEQSLKYKLVDKLVQKSEYDDFIKSKIGASKEDKLNKVSITNYINSIEKDNSGDGVAVLYASGSINNGDKYGDIYSEKYVKYIQDLKNDDKVKAVVFRINSPGGSANASDEILYELQQLKKVKPLVVSFGDYAASGGYYIAMSADKIYSEPNTLTGSIGVFGVMPYFKEIANKNGVRSDIVATNANSAYYSSLNGLTPYGVAQVTRSVEGTYKRFVHFVTQNRKQTFEQIDNVGGGRVWSGARAKQIGLVDDLGTLNDAVKFAAQKAKLKSYSVTSYPKKKTAFEQIFDDMNEDDISARLIKNKIGKANYEILEQITNEKLRSEVKMEMPYQIKIN, from the coding sequence ATGAAGAGTTTCTTTAAAAATGTATTGGCAAATATAGTTGCATTTGCAATACTATCTGTCGTGTTTTTTTTCTTTTTTGTAGTGGTTGTTTTCTTCAGCGCAATGAGTGGAGAAAAGTCTGTTGTGGTAAAAAAGAACTCAGTTTTAACCATTAATTTAAAGACGGATATTATAGACAGTCCTACAGAGGAACAAGCGAGTATATTTAACGTTAATGAAAAAAATAAAAGCATATTGCTGTATGATGTTTTAGAAGCGATTAAGAATGCTAAAACAGATGATAATATCAAAGGGATCAGTATTGAAACAGATCATTTGAATGCCGGAATTACTCAATTGGATGATATCAGAGCAGCTTTAGAAGATTTTAAGAAAAGCGGGAAATTTGTATATGCTTATGGAAACGGAGTTTCTCAGTCTACCTATTATTTAGGATCCGTAGCTGATCAGTATTTTTTGAATCCTTCGGGAATGATAGATTTGAAAGGGCTTGCCACAGAAGTTACTTTCTTTAAAGAATTTGCTGATAAATATGGCATCGGAATAGAAGTGATCAGACACGGTAAGTTTAAATCTGCGGTAGAACCATTTTTAAGAAATGATATTTCCGATGAAAACAGAGAGCAATTAAGTGCCTTATTGAATGATATCTGGAAAAATACTTCTGATAAAATTGCGGCTTCGAGAAAAATAGATGCCGGTCAGTTTAAAACAGTAGTAGACAGCTTATATGGAATGATTCCTGAGCAAAGTTTAAAATATAAATTGGTAGACAAATTAGTTCAGAAGTCAGAGTACGATGATTTTATCAAATCAAAAATCGGAGCTTCTAAAGAAGATAAACTGAATAAAGTATCAATTACAAATTATATCAATTCAATAGAGAAAGATAATTCTGGTGATGGAGTAGCGGTACTGTACGCATCCGGTTCTATTAATAACGGGGATAAATATGGAGATATTTATTCTGAAAAATATGTAAAATATATTCAGGATCTTAAAAATGATGATAAAGTAAAAGCCGTTGTTTTCAGAATCAATTCTCCGGGAGGAAGTGCAAATGCATCTGATGAAATCTTATACGAGCTTCAGCAGCTTAAAAAAGTGAAGCCTTTAGTTGTGTCATTTGGAGATTATGCTGCTTCAGGAGGATATTATATTGCGATGTCTGCAGATAAAATTTATTCTGAACCGAATACACTTACTGGTTCTATCGGGGTTTTCGGAGTAATGCCTTATTTTAAGGAAATTGCCAATAAAAACGGAGTACGTTCTGATATTGTGGCTACGAATGCGAATTCGGCGTATTATTCTAGCTTAAACGGACTTACGCCTTATGGTGTGGCACAGGTTACGAGAAGTGTTGAAGGCACTTATAAAAGATTTGTCCATTTTGTGACACAAAACAGAAAACAGACTTTTGAGCAGATCGATAATGTAGGAGGGGGTAGAGTTTGGAGCGGAGCACGTGCTAAGCAGATCGGTTTGGTAGATGATTTGGGAACATTGAATGATGCTGTGAAGTTTGCAGCTCAAAAGGCAAAATTAAAATCTTATAGCGTAACGTCTTATCCAAAAAAGAAAACAGCTTTTGAACAAATTTTTGATGATATGAATGAAGATGATATTTCCGCAAGGCTTATTAAAAATAAAATTGGAAAGGCGAATTATGAAATTCTGGAACAGATTACCAACGAAAAGTTGAGATCTGAAGTAAAAATGGAAATGCCTTATCAGATAAAAATTAACTAA
- the folK gene encoding 2-amino-4-hydroxy-6-hydroxymethyldihydropteridine diphosphokinase, whose protein sequence is MSQHTVILLLGSNLGDTKKNIETAIYRFNQEVGKITNFSEFLITEPVEFVSSNIFCNIALVIRTHFSPIQLLKHIKRIENEMGRKHDSSTLGLYTDRVIDIDIVKFDNLKFVSEKLEIPHQKHLFEREFSKIILKDFI, encoded by the coding sequence ATGTCGCAACATACTGTCATTTTGTTACTCGGAAGTAACCTTGGTGATACAAAAAAAAATATTGAGACTGCTATTTACAGATTCAATCAGGAGGTCGGAAAAATAACAAACTTTAGTGAATTTTTAATTACTGAACCCGTAGAATTTGTTAGTTCTAATATTTTTTGTAATATTGCATTAGTAATACGTACACATTTTTCACCTATTCAGTTACTTAAACATATCAAAAGGATTGAAAATGAAATGGGAAGAAAACATGATTCTAGTACTCTTGGACTATATACAGACAGAGTTATAGACATTGATATCGTAAAGTTTGACAACCTGAAATTTGTGTCAGAAAAGCTAGAAATCCCTCATCAGAAACATCTTTTTGAAAGGGAGTTCTCAAAGATAATTTTAAAAGACTTTATCTAA
- a CDS encoding OmpA family protein, giving the protein MKLGLLLLAALPIATYAQDSIAVSSYDEYPNTFSSGSANVQPFNNKARKFNDWAISVGGGTALMTFADLTSVYGKKVNWGWNAYASVDKQITHVFGLSLQYQLGKTKQQAQLPNNPAAGVANAWTKYHQISLLGDINFSNLLRRVDNLSPYRWALHGYIGGGIQSYKTELIDLDGSRWSDAPPKRIPISIDQKLGIESFFMQAGVGLKYNASKLIDVEARVMYINSFDEEFDGGGVSRGNETAPNRVDYNLINDSYSDAMMTFNLGLSFKIGKHNTHLAWHDPLQETYSRIHTLENTNVDFVVCEKGDQDNDGVCDDWDRQLDTPAGARVDGAGVALDMDLDGVIDLNDKCVTVPGPVENAGCPKQ; this is encoded by the coding sequence ATGAAATTAGGTTTATTATTATTGGCTGCATTGCCTATTGCAACATATGCACAGGACAGCATTGCTGTTAGTTCCTACGATGAATACCCTAATACGTTCTCTTCTGGTTCTGCCAATGTACAGCCTTTCAACAACAAAGCAAGAAAATTCAACGACTGGGCTATCTCAGTTGGTGGAGGTACTGCATTGATGACATTTGCAGATTTAACGTCTGTTTATGGCAAGAAAGTAAACTGGGGATGGAATGCCTACGCCAGTGTAGATAAGCAAATTACCCATGTATTTGGGCTAAGTTTGCAATATCAATTGGGAAAAACTAAGCAACAAGCTCAGTTACCGAACAATCCGGCAGCCGGAGTTGCAAACGCTTGGACAAAATACCATCAAATATCTTTGTTAGGAGATATTAACTTTTCTAATCTTCTTAGGAGAGTTGACAATCTTTCACCTTACCGTTGGGCATTACATGGTTACATAGGTGGAGGAATACAATCTTATAAAACAGAATTAATTGATCTAGATGGTTCAAGATGGAGCGATGCGCCACCTAAAAGAATTCCTATTTCAATTGATCAGAAGCTAGGAATTGAATCTTTCTTCATGCAAGCCGGAGTTGGCCTAAAATATAACGCATCTAAACTTATTGATGTTGAAGCTAGGGTAATGTATATCAACAGCTTTGATGAAGAATTTGACGGTGGTGGCGTTAGCAGAGGAAATGAAACGGCTCCAAATAGAGTTGACTACAACCTTATCAACGATTCATATTCTGATGCAATGATGACTTTCAATTTAGGTTTATCATTTAAAATAGGAAAACACAATACTCATTTGGCTTGGCACGATCCTTTGCAAGAAACCTATTCTAGAATTCATACTTTAGAAAACACAAACGTAGATTTTGTTGTTTGTGAAAAAGGAGATCAGGACAATGACGGAGTTTGTGATGATTGGGACAGACAGCTTGACACGCCTGCAGGCGCAAGAGTTGATGGTGCCGGAGTTGCACTTGATATGGATCTTGACGGCGTGATTGATCTTAACGATAAATGCGTAACAGTTCCTGGACCAGTTGAAAATGCTGGTTGCCCTAAACAATAA
- a CDS encoding OmpA family protein produces the protein MKISLAIVALALAVPAVSFAQDSTAVSTEEKYPNTFSSGSANVSPFTKESKRFNDWAISAGVGVPLVQSADLTSIKNGNGKNLFGYSAYVSIDKAITHAFGLKLQYDRGETRQGWFSTKDAAPANASQYQQVGARTQYDAISLIGDVNISNLFRRVDNKSPYRWALHGYAGVGSLAYRAYQKDEIGQRLMTEIKPFKLNSLFGQAGAGLKYKVNRRLDIEGRLVYVITGDDQFDGGGAQYSAINRREDQISDNFFNATLGVTLKLGKHESHLMWHDPLQEVYYKLDVLANKNQDIEVCKKGDLDNDGVCDDWDRQLDTPAGARVDGAGVALDTDLDGVIDLYDKCVTVPGPVENAGCPTGPVTTGPVTDDTRTLEGIEFDLNSDRILPSNTPILNNAVNYINSSTGTYTVVGATDTRGTEAYNQKLSERRANNVKDYLIKNGVESGKLNAIGKGKKDLKYPECNPATKCPEWKNRANRRVYFEAK, from the coding sequence ATGAAAATAAGTTTAGCAATTGTAGCATTGGCATTAGCGGTTCCCGCCGTAAGCTTTGCGCAAGATTCAACAGCAGTTTCGACTGAAGAAAAATACCCTAATACTTTTTCATCAGGTTCAGCTAATGTTTCGCCTTTCACCAAAGAATCTAAAAGATTCAATGACTGGGCTATTTCAGCAGGGGTTGGTGTACCATTGGTTCAATCGGCAGATTTAACTTCAATCAAAAATGGTAATGGTAAAAATCTTTTTGGATATTCTGCGTATGTAAGTATTGATAAAGCTATTACCCATGCTTTTGGTTTAAAGCTACAATACGACAGAGGTGAAACCAGACAAGGATGGTTCAGTACCAAAGATGCTGCTCCAGCAAATGCTTCTCAATATCAACAAGTAGGAGCTAGAACTCAATATGATGCAATCTCTTTGATTGGAGATGTTAATATTTCAAACTTATTCAGAAGAGTTGATAACAAATCTCCATACAGATGGGCTCTACATGGTTATGCAGGTGTCGGTTCATTAGCCTATAGAGCTTATCAAAAAGATGAGATTGGACAAAGATTAATGACTGAAATAAAACCATTTAAACTAAACTCACTATTCGGACAAGCCGGTGCCGGTCTTAAGTATAAGGTAAACCGCAGGTTGGATATTGAAGGTAGATTGGTTTATGTAATCACCGGTGATGATCAATTTGACGGTGGGGGTGCACAATATAGTGCTATCAACAGAAGAGAAGACCAGATCTCTGACAACTTCTTCAACGCAACTTTAGGGGTAACTCTAAAATTAGGAAAACATGAATCTCACTTAATGTGGCATGATCCACTTCAGGAAGTATATTACAAACTAGATGTTTTAGCGAATAAAAATCAAGATATTGAAGTTTGTAAAAAAGGAGATTTAGATAATGACGGAGTTTGTGACGATTGGGACAGACAGCTTGACACTCCTGCTGGTGCAAGAGTTGACGGAGCCGGAGTTGCACTTGACACAGACCTAGACGGAGTAATTGACCTTTACGATAAATGCGTAACTGTACCAGGACCTGTTGAAAATGCAGGTTGTCCAACTGGACCTGTTACAACCGGACCTGTTACTGACGACACAAGAACTCTTGAAGGAATTGAATTCGATCTGAACTCAGACAGAATCTTACCTTCTAATACACCTATCCTTAACAACGCAGTAAATTATATCAACTCATCAACTGGTACATATACTGTGGTAGGAGCTACAGATACCAGAGGAACTGAGGCTTATAACCAAAAGCTATCTGAAAGAAGAGCAAATAATGTAAAAGACTACTTAATTAAAAATGGAGTTGAGTCTGGTAAATTAAATGCTATAGGAAAAGGTAAAAAAGATCTTAAGTATCCTGAATGTAACCCTGCTACAAAATGTCCTGAATGGAAAAACAGAGCAAACAGAAGGGTTTATTTTGAAGCTAAATAG
- a CDS encoding RecQ family ATP-dependent DNA helicase — MISSQNLQKLKFETLKYFWSYDTFRDSQEEIIDSVLYSKDTLALLPTGAGKSLCYQLPALLREGVCLVISPLLALMKDQVNQLKTRQIEAEYLSSELDEFDAEVIYNRCKDGLTKLLYVSPERLTNIQFLQNIEEIQLSFIAVDEAHCISEWGQDFRPSYQNIKEFRKNHPEIACLALTATATPKVLDEIKTKLELKNPAVFQKSFKRENIKIFSEEVSDKYQRVFDILKYATKSGIVYVRTRKDAEQLTEFLHKNQLKNVNFFHAGLTTKEKNTRQNIWNNSDQHVLISTNAFGMGIDKDNVRFVIHFSPSPSIENYYQEIGRTGRDGKKSFAFLLWDKQELSNFDQILKNQIPNKAEFLKIISYLYSIFQVAEYELPEKVFQLNTAGIQNFTKLSKAKINNVLGFLHNQEIIYFNNNKSLSSLQLLMKADEIDQLPQKDAYFIELLLRTVSGITTHKVMFSEQQVSNKIDVSVHLIKERLKELQQKNYVEYIDGALSSIKFLKPRDERVINSSYWKLFEHIQKNKIQKWEEMKFYLEDNQYCKMKLILSYFGEKNAKNCGNCSVCEKKKRSVFGQNISLEIITILAKKPATIEELSIQLTYHPKDNILENLIYLLDSGKVKMLNFRTYALA, encoded by the coding sequence ATGATTTCCTCACAAAACCTTCAAAAATTAAAATTCGAGACTCTAAAATACTTTTGGAGCTATGACACTTTCAGGGATTCTCAGGAAGAAATTATAGATTCTGTTCTATATTCAAAAGATACCTTAGCCTTATTGCCTACAGGAGCAGGAAAATCACTTTGTTATCAGTTGCCTGCACTTCTTCGCGAAGGAGTATGTTTGGTGATTTCACCGTTACTCGCACTCATGAAAGACCAGGTCAATCAACTGAAAACTCGTCAGATTGAAGCAGAATATCTGTCTTCTGAACTGGATGAATTTGATGCAGAGGTTATTTACAACCGATGTAAAGACGGTCTTACCAAATTGCTGTATGTTTCTCCGGAAAGATTGACAAATATTCAATTTCTACAAAATATAGAAGAAATACAACTATCCTTTATTGCGGTAGACGAAGCACACTGTATTTCTGAATGGGGGCAAGATTTCAGACCTAGCTATCAGAATATCAAAGAATTCAGAAAAAACCATCCTGAAATAGCCTGTTTAGCATTAACTGCCACTGCTACCCCAAAAGTGTTAGATGAAATTAAAACGAAGCTTGAGTTAAAAAATCCTGCCGTCTTTCAAAAAAGTTTCAAAAGAGAAAATATTAAAATATTCTCTGAAGAAGTTTCAGATAAATATCAAAGAGTTTTTGACATTTTAAAATATGCTACAAAATCGGGTATTGTATATGTAAGAACAAGAAAAGACGCAGAACAGCTTACAGAATTTCTTCATAAAAATCAATTGAAAAATGTTAATTTCTTTCACGCCGGATTAACGACAAAAGAAAAAAACACAAGACAAAATATTTGGAATAATAGCGATCAGCACGTTTTAATCTCTACTAATGCTTTCGGAATGGGGATCGATAAAGATAATGTCCGTTTCGTGATTCACTTTTCCCCTTCTCCTTCTATTGAAAATTATTATCAGGAAATAGGAAGAACCGGAAGAGATGGTAAAAAAAGTTTTGCATTCTTACTTTGGGACAAACAGGAACTCTCCAACTTTGATCAGATTTTAAAAAACCAGATACCGAATAAAGCCGAATTTTTAAAAATAATTTCTTACCTCTACTCTATTTTTCAGGTTGCGGAATATGAACTTCCTGAAAAGGTCTTTCAGCTCAACACAGCAGGAATTCAGAACTTCACAAAATTATCTAAAGCAAAAATTAATAATGTATTAGGTTTTCTGCACAATCAGGAAATTATTTATTTTAATAATAACAAAAGTCTTTCTTCACTTCAATTATTGATGAAAGCTGATGAAATTGATCAGTTACCTCAGAAAGATGCTTATTTTATCGAGCTTTTGTTAAGAACCGTTTCAGGAATTACCACCCACAAAGTCATGTTCAGTGAGCAGCAGGTAAGCAATAAAATTGATGTAAGTGTACATTTGATAAAAGAAAGGTTAAAAGAACTTCAGCAAAAAAACTACGTTGAATATATTGACGGAGCGCTTTCCAGCATTAAATTTTTAAAACCCAGAGACGAAAGAGTAATCAACAGCTCCTACTGGAAACTTTTTGAGCATATTCAAAAAAACAAAATTCAGAAGTGGGAAGAAATGAAATTCTATCTGGAAGACAACCAATACTGCAAAATGAAGCTAATCCTTTCCTATTTCGGAGAAAAAAATGCTAAAAATTGTGGGAATTGTTCCGTGTGTGAAAAAAAGAAACGATCCGTTTTCGGACAGAATATTTCTCTGGAGATCATTACTATTTTGGCTAAAAAGCCGGCAACAATAGAAGAATTATCCATACAGCTGACCTACCATCCAAAAGATAATATTTTAGAAAACCTTATTTATCTTTTAGATTCAGGAAAAGTAAAAATGCTAAATTTTAGAACCTATGCTTTAGCTTAA